The Girardinichthys multiradiatus isolate DD_20200921_A chromosome 6, DD_fGirMul_XY1, whole genome shotgun sequence genome window below encodes:
- the LOC124869718 gene encoding nuclear factor 7, ovary-like — MASQIQDDFHCPVCLEIFRDPVILPCSHSFCKACLQDWWTEKKVQECPLCKKISEDKETLCNLVLKNLCENFSEGKIQNSRVDVCGLHGEKLKLFCLDHQEPACVVCRDSEKHSSHRFRPIDEAARQHRKELQDTIKALQEKMKIFNQVKVQLNQTAEHIKVQVRHTETQIRQQFQKLHQFLEEEERSRLTALKKEEDQKGQMMKAKIEALRREMLALLDTIRATEEELRASDVSLLINFKSTMERVQLCPLLDDPQLTSGALINVAKHLGNLGFNIWKNMKDLVTFTPIILDPNTANPELVLSEDLTQVRCGRKRQLPENPERIKRFCAVLGSEGFSSGAHSWEVDVENHTRWELGVLQESIQRNGALWSGLWRIQLCDDKHRAISPPQTSSLLALKKLQKIRVDLDLDRKKLSFFHADTNTHIHTFTHTFTHKVFPYIWTGAKLPLRILPVKIDVSNPSSQ, encoded by the coding sequence ATGGCGAGCCAAATACAGGATGATTTCCACTGTCCCGTCTGCTTAGAGATCTTCAGAGATCCCGTCATCCTGCCATGCAGCCACAGCTTCTGTAAAGCCTGTCTCCAGGACTGGTGGACGGAGAAGAAAGTCCAGGAGTGTCCTCTGTGTAAAAAAATATCTGAGGACAAGGAAACGCTCTGCAACCTGGTGTTAAAGAACCTCTGTGAGAATTTCTCAGAGGGGAAAATCCAGAACAGTCGGGTGGATGTCTGCGGCCTGCATGGTGAGAAACTCAAGTTGTTCTGTTTGGACCACCAGGAACCGGCGTGTGTCGTCTGCAGAGATTCTGAAAAACACAGCAGCCACAGATTCAGACCCATAGATGAAGCTGCTCGACAGCACAggaaggagctgcaggacacCATAAAGGCCCTGCAGGAAAAGATGAAAATTTTCAATCAAGTTAAAGTCCAGTTGAATCAAACTGCTGAACACATAAAGGTCCAGGTTCGGCACACAGAGACGCAGATCAGACAGCAGTTCCAGAAGCTTCACCAGTTtttggaggaggaagagaggTCCAGATTGACTGCTCTGAAGAAGGAGGAGGACCAGAAGGGTCAGATGATGAAGGCGAAGATAGAAGCACTAAGAAGAGAAATGTTGGCTCTTTTAGACACCATCAGAGCCACAGAGGAGGAGCTGAGAGCTTCAGATGTTTCGCTCCTAATAAACTTCAAGAGCACAATGGAAAGAGTGCAGCTCTGCCCCCTGCTGGATGACCCACAGCTGACCTCAGGAGCTCTGATAAATGTGGCCAAACATCTGGGCAACCTGGGATTCAACATCTGGAAGAACATGAAAGACTTAGTCACCTTCACGCCGATCATTCTGGACCCAAACACGGCAAACCCAGAACTGGTCCTGTCTGAGGATCTGACCCAGGTGAGGTGTGGGAGGAAACGGCAGCTTCCTGAAAACCCAGAGAGGATAAAACGTTTCTGTGCCGTCCTGGGATCCGAGGGATTCAGCTCAGGAGCTCACAGCTGGGAAGTGGACGTGGAAAACCACACGAGATGGGAGCTGGGCGTGCTCCAGGAGTCCATTCAGAGGAACGGTGCCTTATGGTCGGGTTTGTGGAGAATCCAGCTGTGTGACGACAAACACAGAGCCATCTCTCCACCTCAAACTTCTTCTCTGCTGGCActgaagaagctgcagaagaTCAGGGTGGATCTGGACCTGGACAGAAAGAAGCTCTCGTTTTTTCATGCT